CTTTGGCAAAAGTATTGCGTCTGATGCAGCTCTTGGCAGACGACTAGATCGGCGCTGCCTTTTTTTGCCTCGGCGATTAGCTCAAGTGTCTTTGCGATAGTCGCCTCTTTTGTCCCTTTAAATTCTTGTTGAAGTAGTGCTACTTTCATCTCATTTCCCTTCTTTGTCGTTGTATGGGTCTAAATGCGTGGTTATCTGCCACGAATAATCCCTAAATTTCTCTCTTATCTCGGCTTCAAGCGAGTCGGCCACCTCGTGCGCGTCGTAAAGCGAGATATCTTTGTCAAAAACTAAATGCAGCGTTAAAAATATGGTATTTGCGCTCTGCCTTGTGTTTAGGTAGTGAAAATCAGAAATTCTCTGCTTTGCCTTTATCATCTTGATGATCTCATCTGTGACCTCAGGGCTTGCTGCGTGATCTAGCAAGATACCAAAGGCGTCTTTACCTAAATTTATAGCGCTTTGAGCGATGTAGCCGCTTATCACGATGCCAAAAATCGCATCTATCATCACAAAGCCACTAAATTTAATGATAAGAAGAGAAATAATGACAGCAAGGTTGCTAAAAAGGTCGATCTTATAGTGCAGCGCGTCTGCTTTTATGATAAGGTTTCCACTTTTTTTAGAAATTTGGTTTAAAAATAGTACCAAACATAGCGTTACTATGACCGAAAATACCATCACACCAAGGCTTAAGCTAAGGTCTATATCTAAATTTGGCTCACTAAATTTTTTAATACTCTCATAAAAAATATATCCAGCAGCCACCACGATGATGATGCACTCAAATAGCGCTGCCAAGGCCTCCAGCTTTGTGTAGCCAAAGTTAAATCTCTCATCGGCTTGCTTTCTTGACTTTCTAAGCGCAAATAAATTTAAAAGCGAGACAATAAAATCAAGCATTGAGTCAATCGCCGAGCCAAGCACAGCAACCGAGCCGCTAAAAAGCCC
The DNA window shown above is from Campylobacter concisus and carries:
- a CDS encoding cation diffusion facilitator family transporter, with translation MSSPFDYEFNRINKQECTQGENKAVIAAGACAFLLALVKFTAGLFSGSVAVLGSAIDSMLDFIVSLLNLFALRKSRKQADERFNFGYTKLEALAALFECIIIVVAAGYIFYESIKKFSEPNLDIDLSLSLGVMVFSVIVTLCLVLFLNQISKKSGNLIIKADALHYKIDLFSNLAVIISLLIIKFSGFVMIDAIFGIVISGYIAQSAINLGKDAFGILLDHAASPEVTDEIIKMIKAKQRISDFHYLNTRQSANTIFLTLHLVFDKDISLYDAHEVADSLEAEIREKFRDYSWQITTHLDPYNDKEGK